Proteins from a genomic interval of Papaver somniferum cultivar HN1 chromosome 4, ASM357369v1, whole genome shotgun sequence:
- the LOC113274870 gene encoding LOB domain-containing protein 24-like — translation MVKIDRCEKCRFDRHRCPANCRYAQFFPLGTDDDYKAVHKVFGARKFLSIVDRADPEQNIASQSLIRQARARVADPVNGLGGSAMQLRGQVNQLRAELISVGIPIRGDIVPQEPPRRCCSTGTTGGRTTSAEREILWGLQASEKNVSINLSSTSSIHSSKE, via the coding sequence ATGGTGAAGATAGATCGATGTGAAAAGTGCAGATTTGATCGGCACCGCTGTCCAGCCAATTGTAGGTATGCGCAGTTCTTCCCTCTTGGTACAGATGATGACTATAAAGCCGTTCATAAGGTTTTTGGCGCGAGAAAGTTTCTGAGTATAGTGGACAGAGCTGACCCAGAACAGAACATAGCTTCCCAGTCACTGATTAGACAGGCAAGAGCCAGAGTGGCAGATCCTGTAAATGGACTTGGTGGATCTGCTATGCAACTCAGAGGCCAGGTGAACCAGCTTCGAGCTGAGCTGATTTCGGTAGGAATTCCCATCCGAGGAGATATTGTTCCACAGGAACCACCGAGGAGATGTTGTTCCACAGGAACCACCGGAGGAAGAACAACCAGTGCAGAACGGGAGATCTTGTGGGGCTTGCAGGCATCTGAAAAAAACGTGTCCATCAATCTGTCCTCTACGAGCAGTATTCACTCCTCAAAGGAGTGA